One window from the genome of Megalobrama amblycephala isolate DHTTF-2021 linkage group LG4, ASM1881202v1, whole genome shotgun sequence encodes:
- the LOC125267167 gene encoding uncharacterized protein LOC125267167, translated as MHKIIQKLFRMKNLIKDLGVYSHSLTEDGQNIIAYIMGTCTDSTVISWLQGATCQIEFLNVLLFVLENFGSIPEDLTRPDGRHIDIVFVAHGSIVDQFMPAGFLVPTPTIRDTILYSPWNCSIDSSAAFGIAQGNIQVTNREFYNTSNRLYCEPDPLPDHWNCMRESLHNTPGILLSPVTPEDEAWAFFHQFWMDRSMEIEDRIIIPYLVPQNMVNAFRQIPLYMFIFVISFVLMLSGKTATVHLAACLNRREESTLMPDEWRTQYAFTSDGTVMTVNMVTEMNSRLFIALRSLFDSQDRR; from the exons ATGCA TAAAATCATCCAAAAGTTGTTCCGAATGAAGAATCTCATCAAGGATTTGGGGGTTTATTCTCACAGCCTGACTGAAGATGGACAGAACATAATTGCATATATCATGGGAACATGTACAGACAGCACAGTTATCTCCTGGCTTCAGGGAGCAACCTGTCAGATTGAATTTCTGAATGTTCTACTATTTGTTCTGGAGAATTTTGGTTCCATTCCTGAGGATTTGACAAGGCCTGATGGAAGACACATAGACATTGTGTTTGTGGCTCATGGCTCAATTGTCGACCAATTTATGCCAGCAGGTTTCCTGGTGCCCACACCTACCATCCGTGACACCATTCTTTACTCTCCGTGGAACTGCAGCATTGATTCCAGTGCTGCATTTGGAATTGCTCAAGGGAACATTCAAGTGACAAACAGAGAGTTTTACAATACGAGCAATAGGCTTTACTGTGAGCCGGACCCTTTGCCAGATCACTGGAATTGCATGCGAGAATCTCTCCACAACACCCCAGGGATCCTTCTATCCCCTGTGACCCCTGAAGATGAAGCATGGGCCTTTTTTCACCAGTTTTGGATGGACAGAAGCATGGAAATAGAAGACCGTATTATTATTCCATATCTTGTCCCACAAAATATGGTAAACGCATTTAGACAGATCCCCCTGTACATGTTCATATTTGTGATATCATTTGTACTTATGCTCTCTGGTAAAACAGCTACTGTGCACCTGGCTGCTTGTTTGAACCGCCGTGAAGAAAGTACACTAATGCCAGATGAGTGGAGAACACAGTATGCCTTCACAAGTGATGGAACCGTTATGACTGTGAATATGGTTACCGAGATGAACTCTAGGTTATTCATAGCCTTAAGATCACTGTTTGACAGTCAGGATCGTAGATAA